The nucleotide sequence TCAGGAGGACCAGAGgttatctgtctatctgtctatccatccatctatctatctatctatccatctatctcaGTGCTGAAGCTACAGGTGGCTCAGTTGTGCAATGGCCCACTCAGTGAGAAGCTGGTCATTTTCCAGATGAATGTTATTTACCAaaagataataattataaatggaTAGTAGTTTCACTATAACTTCATATAtgtgctttaaaatatattttaaattacattagtgGTCAATTACAGGCAGTTTATTAATTTCCGCTCTATTTATTGGTGCTTACCAATTTCTGTTAGTCCCACCCACAATAATGTTAATGACGCGAGGACGCGCATGTTTGAAAATATTGTTCAATTTGAAAGTTGAATTCGAAAATAGTGAAACAAACCTACAAATGAAGGAGTGCCTACAAATGAATCCAGAGCAGCGGGGACGGATTTATAGATTAGAAACTTCTGAGACATTCGTGTTTAAGCATCGGTACAGTGTTTGATCCGCTAAATAGATGCTTTCATTGGGGAAAGAACAAATAAACATATGCTAGATAGGCTACTCTTCTCCACAACGATCTGCATATTTTCAGCTGTGCTCGTTTCTACAGTCCTCGATATCTCCTTTGAACGAACTGAGAAACTTTATTATGAGTCCATCTGCGAAGCCGCCATCGTCAAGGTAATGCTttacatacagtaaactttaGTTATCGCTCgccttaactaacattaacaatgagaaatacatttaatctctgttgacattagttaataattttttttttagttagctCAGGTACGGTTATAAGATAAatcttttaataatgtattagtgttgaAATGAATGTAGTAATGTTGTATTGAATCTCTGTGCTGTAGCCTATTTTGTGCTGTTGGCTATCTGAAGTGCAGTTTTCATATGCTCCACTTTGCCCCGGATCGATCTATCAGTGTGTCCCTCCCTGTTTTGACCCAGTCTCACTTAGTTCTGCTGTGATTGTCCCCCTGCAGCAGGAGGGCGGTCACAGAGCATCAGCTGATGCACGATCGCGGTCGCTCCATCCAGAGTCTGAGGCGCTTGATCTGGCTGTCCAGCGCCATCGAGGGGCTCCACACTGCGCAGGCGCGCGCACTGAGCGCTGTCGAGGACGAGCCGGACAGCAGGTGGCGCGCGCAGCCCAAGAGAGCGCTGGAGACGCTTCTGAGTGACGTGTACAGACCACACCTCCTCAACGCTGCGCTCGGAGACGGAGAGAAATAACATCATCTCGAAGACACGTCCGAGTCACCGAGGA is from Carassius gibelio isolate Cgi1373 ecotype wild population from Czech Republic chromosome B22, carGib1.2-hapl.c, whole genome shotgun sequence and encodes:
- the pth4 gene encoding parathyroid hormone 4 isoform X1, encoding MMLKTQRSQQRVALMILMVITAVQCQEDQSRRAVTEHQLMHDRGRSIQSLRRLIWLSSAIEGLHTAQARALSAVEDEPDSRWRAQPKRALETLLSDVYRPHLLNAALGDGEK
- the pth4 gene encoding parathyroid hormone 4 isoform X2, with amino-acid sequence MSPSAKPPSSSRRAVTEHQLMHDRGRSIQSLRRLIWLSSAIEGLHTAQARALSAVEDEPDSRWRAQPKRALETLLSDVYRPHLLNAALGDGEK